TGAGACTTTACAGCAGTGAATACCGCAGGAAGAACTATCGTTATAAGAAGAAAAAGAGTGCTGATTGCAGTGCGCGGAAGAAAACACCACCGGCGGAACCATCACAGGGCAGCGCTAGCGCCACACCACCTGTCCGGCAATCGTTTCCCAACACCCAAAAGAGGTTTTCTATTCGCAGAAGCACAAAAAGGAGAGTTGTTTTAGGGATAAAACGAGCCCCTGAACCGAACCAATCTGCCTAAGCGACCACTCAGTTTACCTTTTTTGTACTCTTTTTCGCCTTCAAAAGTTGGGCGAAACCAGCCTCCTATTGCCTAAATCCACCAAATTCCGACTGAATACACCAAAAATAACGGTCCTCTTCTAAAAATTACGGTACTATGGTCTACCGACCCCTGTTTTAAGCCGCAAATCTTCTGTTGGTAGTGTAAGAACGGGGTGAATGGTGTCATAGTTTCCCTGTTTATAGTGTGCCAAAGGGTGCAAAACAGCGCTATTTCCACACGAAAACAGCACTATTACACCCTACATGCCACACTTTGGTAGTTGCGAACAGCTCATTGCCACCTAAAAGTTCTGCACAGTGACTACTGAGAACACTACGTTGTATAAAGAAAACAGTGCATTGTACCCAGATAACGGGTACAAAGCCAAACCGGTATAAGACTGTTCTCATACCACGCCGGAAGAATTAGCACATGGTTGATACCTATAATTAATAGGCGAAACTTTGTGTTTGGTTCCCTTATACACTACGATCGCACCATGGAAGCTTTTCGTTCATACCTGTTCTGTATGGCGCACCACCATGAAACAGACCTGATCGCTACACTTTTGCATCCATCGTACTCCATTTTCATACCTTTAAACAGCAAATGTGATGGTTATAACCTTCAGATGGGCGCTTCTATGCGGGGTTTAGTGGGGGTATATTCAGGATATTGTTTATGGAACTTCATACAAGCCACTCTAAGAGCGTAAGATTTTTTTGGGGCTAAAGGCGATAGACTGGGTCACCCCCGGGCGTCAATGGTAAAAGCGTGAAGGGATCCGCTTGGGGGGACCCTTGGGCTATTATCGCGGGAGGAATTTGGAATTTGGAATTTGGAATGGAGGAGTGAGGGAATGAAGGAATCCACAGCTCAGCTGGTATTATGAACAATGCACTAACTCAGTTCCCCGAGCGTAGCCGAGGGGCGTTTCTGTTCTAATATACTATGAAGAAAATAGTAACTTTCCATCTTTCCCGTTCCCTGTTCAATGCTCATAGCTATTTAAAGGGACCCTTGGGATATTATCGCGGGAGGAGAGGGGAGAACGGAATTTGGCCTTGATCTCCCTCTTAAGCGCTGAAAGCGCGCAATCTAATAGCCCGGGGTAAGCCAGTCTTCTGGCGCAGCCCCGGGTAATGGTGCCAAAAAAGATCCCAAGCGCTGAAAGTGCGGGATATTCCGTTGGTATTTGGATATGCAGGAATAATGAAAATCAGAACTTTTTTTTCATTCCTAAGTCGCTTAGAAATGAATACCACAACCCGTTTTTTGACTTCTCAGTACAGCAAGGCTGGAAGTCCCAATATTTTTAGGGGTAAGTATAATTATCGCCTCTCAGGATACGTCTGAAGCCTCTTAAACCTAACACTGTTTGCCTGGGCCGGGGCGATTGCCTCGGGCTTTTACTGCAAATCGTCCTGTTCAGGCTCCATTTGGGTAGTATCAGAAAGCGGGGTGTAATAATTTTCCTTAAGTTCCCTTTCCTTTTCAAACTTTTTAACCCACATGGTAAAAGCGGGGTCCGCGGTTTTCTCAAAAGCTAACATTGCGTGCTCAATTGCTCCGTCAAGGTCATTTTGTATATACCTTTTATGTAACATAAGATTATAGAAGGCTTCACTTTTGTTGTTTTGCCGATACTGTTCCCAGATTCGGGAAGCTTCCTCCCAGTTTCCGTTTCTTGCGGCAATTAAAGAGCTTCTGAAGAGTTCATCATCACGTATTGTTGCCATCGCGTAGCTGGCGGTAATTTCTGTGGGCGTAAAGCCCGAGATAAGTGCTTCGTTACTGTTAGCTGTCATCTTTTGCAAAACTGTTGCTCTGTCGGGCAGTTTAGAAAGAGCTACTGCACGGTTTGCGTCCTGTGATTCACTTACATAGTTTTCCTCTACGCTTATGGAATTCATAACTCTGCCATCAGAGGGATCGATAAACCTGTAAGTCACCTGTAGCCTACCCCTGCAT
This is a stretch of genomic DNA from Chitinispirillales bacterium ANBcel5. It encodes these proteins:
- a CDS encoding DUF6340 family protein, producing MKTVLLLIVLLVHSFLSGCAHLGNLLSGGGSADVYLTYIRYPEHSFNHIENIAVFPFEEGRLSNRNMTLWDLLSQNYASNSLALVFADDLTNRLIQTGSFNVFDRDIAQNESSIQMVITGTITHYDVETEVTDNSYTDREGRRRSSFTAKCRGRLQVTYRFIDPSDGRVMNSISVEENYVSESQDANRAVALSKLPDRATVLQKMTANSNEALISGFTPTEITASYAMATIRDDELFRSSLIAARNGNWEEASRIWEQYRQNNKSEAFYNLMLHKRYIQNDLDGAIEHAMLAFEKTADPAFTMWVKKFEKERELKENYYTPLSDTTQMEPEQDDLQ